GACAATGACTGTAGTTCCCTTGGGAGGAACTGTACAAAAAAAGCACGCACACGTATGTGTTCAGTCCATGTTGACGGTGGATATTTGCCATCTGTGTTTCTGTCGCACTCTGACTCACACTGTACGTCTATCTGAGCGGTGGACGAGTTCTGGCTTCCATATCTGTTACTGACTTGGCAGAAGAACCTGCTGTCCGTCTCTGAGACGTTAGTGGAGAGCAAAGCGTGGAAACCCACTGCCACCACCTGACCTCCATCCACTTTGTACCAGGTGAACTCGTCCACGGCCGGATTTGCGTCGGTGCTGCAGGTCAAGTTGACCGAGGTGCCCTCTATCACGGGACCCGAGTGGCTGACTGACGTGTTGTTTGGAGGATCTGGAAGAGGATTTTAGCAAATCTACTGAGCTCAAGACCTGCTGGTAGATGGATTTTGTTTCCTTGGGACAACGATAACCAGCTGCTGCTCAAACTTCTTATTCATGAGTGATATGACGGAGGTATGAATCTTCTCATCTAGTGCTAAACACAAAATTAAATActccataaaataaaaatatccccAACAACCCAATGCACCTTACTTCAACAAGCTGAGATGAAGATGTGAAAAGACGATGGGCTTTTTACATGTTATCTTATATGAATAagacataacaaaacattttaagcaGCAGAATCGTACTCACAAAGAATGTGGAGGGTCAGATTATTTTCATACTGAAGGTCACTGTGTCCAGCCTGTCGTCTGTAGAGAGCAGAGCACTGTAACCTCTGTCCGTTGTGGAGGCGGGAAGCAGTGAAGTTCAGAACGGAGGTCACGGATGCACTTTGTTGGTTCTCCTTAACGTCGCCGATAGCAGGGGTCCAAGTGAGAGCCGGGGGAAGAAGGAGGCAGGGAGCTACAGCCGAGCACTCCAACCTCACTGgatctccttcctccacctcgaCCGGGGGTGGAGTTATGGCCGGTTTAGGAAGTGAATCTGaggagtgaaaaaacaacaggaaaacGTCAAGAGAGAAACCTGAGGATGTCAGTTTTACATATGTGAGAGTAACAGGGTGTTACACAAACCTGTGATGGTGATCTGGACGTTTGTTGGAAAGCTGTACTTCAAGTCGTTGTTACACTGCACTCTGAAGTAATATGTGTTATTATCTTTTAGCGACATGTTGTGGAAGACGGTGGTGCAATTCTTTGCACGCAGGTTTCCCGTCAGGTTTCCTTGCAGAGTGTTTGCGTTTGTACTTTGTCCAGTGAGACCAGAGTTGAACACCGTTTGACCAAACGGCCCGTCTGTGTTCCAAATGGCTACACAGGTATCATTCAGGTATTCATTAAATGTTGGGATAAGGCTGAAAGTGCAGGGGATCATCACACAGGACCCACTGAGTCCCTCCAGGCTCTGAGGCATGAAGCTTGCCCAGTTCTGGCATAAACTACCTGATAAAACAATCGCAGTAACATAAATTCCTGCaatctttaacaaaaaaaatcaagtagCTCAGTAAATGTCCCAATAAatgattaaaaggaaaaattaaacaatcaaaacatttttttcactaTTTGTGAGCACTTTcattaaaccacattaaaagcatttaaatgtgtgaaactCTACCTTGCAGGAGGCAGCACAGCAGGAGAAGCTGGGCAGCACCTGCCATGCTTTCCTGTCAGGTCGATGCGCCTACAGAGAGATGCTGTGCTGCACACAAAGGAGATCTATTCATCTCTAATGTCTGTTTTACCATCACAATATCAGCAAGGTGATgcacaataaatgttttttacactgGAAATCAAATTCATTTGAtaatcacacaaacaaaaagagtttCTCAAACAATCTCTGCTTGCaatttttgttttgtgattcctggtgtttttattgtttatcaTTGTAACAGCAGAGAACTTTTATAGCTTCTCTATACTGACTATTGATCAACTGAGGAGGTAAACAGGGATATATTTTCTAACGATACGGCATCTCTTAACACATCAACCAACTACCTCTTACCAGAACTGCTATTTGTATTTTAGTTTACTGTAATGATCTGTCTTTTTTGTACTGTGTTGCATAGCGTGATCTGAAAAAGAATTGGTAgagaatacatgaataaatcataTTAATGCAAATCTAgtgaatgttaaatatttaaagaatgtgcaactttaaaatgaaactttaaaataaaaatacttaaaTTAGATTGTACGTCCTTGAGTTCTTATACAGATCTACTGGATCAACAAACAAGAAAgaacaaacatttttacagCTTTCAATCATTTGAGTTTTCTGAAATCTAGTTCTTACCTTAATGCCAATGACGATGATCAGCATACGATGTCTTtacttttttgaaaaaaaacaacgcatCGCAAATTTAAATAGAAAACTCCTGACTTGATCAGTATATAAAACACTGATACTTGATTCTGCGCAGCTAAATAAAGGTTTCATCAGTATTAAAGTGTGGGGTGGTTCCATGGGGAGTGGCAACCAGCACAATAACACAAGTTACTTCCACATACAAACCCACTTGTTCTTGAAAATATTTTGTCTGTCCAAATAAAGAGGAAGAGagtaaaaacaaaactcaaTATGCATTGTTTTTAAAGGTAGTAGAAGGTAAGTAAGACGAGGATAAAGATAACACATTGCTAATATTCAATCTAAATCGAAGGAAAAGAATAGTGTCATAGAAATATTGCTCGACTGTTGCGGCAACGTTCACACATTAAGAAAGAAGTCGACACCAATGTCAGAGTGTGTTGGATCAGTTTGTTCTCTCGTATTTCTGGAGGaataaaaaagttttgtttttttaaactaaaacattaacaaaacaaagcaaacattcCTAATTTCTCAGAAGAATGGGCAATAACATATTTGGTTAAAACTCCATTTGATATAATAACTAGTAAATGTTGAATGTTAGGATGGAAATTACTGGAAAAACGTTTGTTTTGTGATTGCCGATGTTTGTattgtttatcatttttaaCAGCCGACAACAACTTATATAGCTTCTCTCCACTGATTATTGATCAAATGAAGAGTCAAGTCAAGTAGTTTTTTATTGTCGTTCAACCATATACAGTGATTACAACACAGAGCAAAACGAGACAACATTCCTCCAGGACCATGGTACTACATAAAAACAACATAGGACAAACACAGGGATAGACATCTAAATACCGTTACAAAATAACTATATACAATCCACGTGCAGACAAGTGCCGTAAAATACTGTACACAATAGTACAAAAAGATGACAGTTTCTAAAAACATGAACATTACATACTAAGGGATAGTGTTATTCGTGGTAGCAGACAGTTATAAAGTGACAGTTAATAAAGTGCAActcaggacgtgtgtgtgtgtgtgtgtgtgtgtgtgtgtgtgtgtgtgtgtgtgtgtgtgtgtgtgtgtgtgtgtgtgtgtgtcaacccAGTCTCTGAGTATTGAGGAGTCTGATGGCTTGGGGGAAGAAGCTGGTACACAGTCTGGTCGTGAGGGCCCGAATgcttcagtgtttttttgtagCTGTCTTTGATGGAGGGGAGTGAGACCCCGATGAGCTTCTCAGCTATCAAGAGGGGTTTGATCAGTAAATGTAATACTGATACTTGATTTTACGCAGCTGATTAAAGGTTTTATCAGCACGGAAGGTTCAGTGACAAACAGGCCGGTGATCTCTTTAAAGATTTGCATGGCGAGCGGCAACCAGCACAGTAACACAAATGACTTCCACATACAAACCCACTTTGTAACAAACCCAGTTCTTCAAAACTATTCAACTATctaaataaagaggaaaagaataaaacaaaacttAACATGCATTGTTTGCAAAGTATAAATGCTTTACCGGAGAAAGTTGCCAGTGTGCATtttggtatgttttttttaacaagctaGATTTTAGAACCCTGAATAACTACTACCAACAAATTTTGAAAATAAGATATTTGGctaaaagacaaattaaaacaaagttaGTTCCATCTTTTGCATTTTTCTAAGAGTGAAATAGTAAAATCTCCTTTGACTTAGAAAGTCCCCCATAGTGACAAACCCCTCTCTGTACATGTCAGTACTGATTCTATGTCTTTGTACATTATAGAAGCTCTGGCCAGGATCCCCCCTGTACCGATTTCGGGGCAGTTGCTTGATTGTAAACATTTGCGTTCGGTCAAACCTCCACCACAATATGTTGCcgttagccaatcactgattaaAGTTAATGTGTGACATATCATTTCagagtcatatatatataaatatatgtgtgtagCTCAGTGGGAAAATGATGTTCACACCTAAAGCCACTAGAAGGCGCTGTACTCTTGAGACAGCTAGTGTACTGTGACGAGGGAAACAGCAAGTGAAGTTCGTTCTTTTTCACGTGACTGTCCTGTGGAGCGGTTCATGTTTTTCTGTAAGTAAATACATTCTGAATGCCACCTCTGTACAGAGCgattaaaaaatgtacataaaaatTTCTCTggataattaaaaaatgtattatttgatgCTAAATATGCCGACGTTctcattcacattcattactcaagtagaagaaTAGATTCTAGGGCAGaggtgcccaataggtcgatcTCAAAGGTACATCGCCATGACCTGGTTAGtcgaaaagtagcttgcgaaaagtgtgggcacccctgtactagggtttaaaaatacgtatcaactcaagctttttacttaagtaaaagtactagTTTCAAAACGACTtagtttaaaagtaaaagtaatttaaGCGGGGaaaaaattccattaaggacaaactcttaatgtgtaacctcgctcacagaacatgtcagtccgttaGTTGGCTAACAACGCCCCCGAACTCTTTCATTATtagacgataaagtacagcctctcgtacttCACTAAAGTACTTACTATTTTTAATTTCGCTGGTAagcgtattataaaagcaagaAGGTcattgaggcagtactttaatTTCGAAAATGTTCGAGGGTTGCCAGACCTCTGCTGCACatcgggcctaacaacgcccccgaACTCTTTcattattggacaataaattacagcctctcgtacttTATCGCTTTATTGTGCGATGACTTTTACTTTACT
This genomic stretch from Gasterosteus aculeatus chromosome 20, fGasAcu3.hap1.1, whole genome shotgun sequence harbors:
- the LOC120810303 gene encoding myelin-associated glycoprotein-like isoform X1, which translates into the protein MAGAAQLLLLCCLLQGSLCQNWASFMPQSLEGLSGSCVMIPCTFSLIPTFNEYLNDTCVAIWNTDGPFGQTVFNSGLTGQSTNANTLQGNLTGNLRAKNCTTVFHNMSLKDNNTYYFRVQCNNDLKYSFPTNVQITITDSLPKPAITPPPVEVEEGDPVRLECSAVAPCLLLPPALTWTPAIGDVKENQQSASVTSVLNFTASRLHNGQRLQCSALYRRQAGHSDLQYENNLTLHILYPPNNTSVSHSGPVIEGTSVNLTCSTDANPAVDEFTWYKVDGGQVVAVGFHALLSTNVSETDSRFFCQVSNRYGSQNSSTAQIDVQFPPKGTTVIVQPDGPILEGVSVSLLCKSRANPPVTNYTWYKDDDEEEPGSSLKLGAVDPSHSGHYRCKARNDLGEDQSAAIQLDIQFAPQILPSSRCVSIGSLTRCDCNSQGNPPPSLFWELPGKAVDHSVIPTREVPLGSLVMWSQITVNYLDEDVLSLVCLSNNSVGSDRFVFSVSSTNTTPGFHPLSLFFGSLVGAIGTLLMCLLFFSDQLIKKACELWK
- the LOC120810303 gene encoding myelin-associated glycoprotein-like isoform X3: MAGAAQLLLLCCLLQGSLCQNWASFMPQSLEGLSGSCVMIPCTFSLIPTFNEYLNDTCVAIWNTDGPFGQTVFNSGLTGQSTNANTLQGNLTGNLRAKNCTTVFHNMSLKDNNTYYFRVQCNNDLKYSFPTNVQITITDSLPKPAITPPPVEVEEGDPVRLECSAVAPCLLLPPALTWTPAIGDVKENQQSASVTSVLNFTASRLHNGQRLQCSALYRRQAGHSDLQYENNLTLHILYPPNNTSVSHSGPVIEGTSVNLTCSTDANPAVDEFTWYKVDGGQVVAVGFHALLSTNVSETDSRFFCQVSNRYGSQNSSTAQIDVQFPPKGTTVIVQPDGPILEGVSVSLLCKSRANPPVTNYTWYKDDDEEEPGSSLKLGAVDPSHSGHYRCKARNDLGEDQSAAIQLDIQCFAVLYEEVMKAV
- the LOC120810303 gene encoding myelin-associated glycoprotein-like isoform X2 encodes the protein MAGAAQLLLLCCLLQGSLCQNWASFMPQSLEGLSGSCVMIPCTFSLIPTFNEYLNDTCVAIWNTDGPFGQTVFNSGLTGQSTNANTLQGNLTGNLRAKNCTTVFHNMSLKDNNTYYFRVQCNNDLKYSFPTNVQITITDSLPKPAITPPPVEVEEGDPVRLECSAVAPCLLLPPALTWTPAIGDVKENQQSASVTSVLNFTASRLHNGQRLQCSALYRRQAGHSDLQYENNLTLHILFPPKGTTVIVQPDGPILEGVSVSLLCKSRANPPVTNYTWYKDDDEEEPGSSLKLGAVDPSHSGHYRCKARNDLGEDQSAAIQLDIQFAPQILPSSRCVSIGSLTRCDCNSQGNPPPSLFWELPGKAVDHSVIPTREVPLGSLVMWSQITVNYLDEDVLSLVCLSNNSVGSDRFVFSVSSTNTTPGFHPLSLFFGSLVGAIGTLLMCLLFFSDQLIKKACELWK